GATCGACTCGCCCACGAGGGCGGGGATCGCCGTCGTCGGCGGGGCGATGGGGACGACCTCGGCGTTTCACGAAGGCGGCTATCACGTCGCCGTCCGATCGGGGAAGATCGCAGGTCGACTCGCCGCCATCGGCGATCTCACGAGTTACAACGACACCTGGAAGGGCCGGATCGGCGAGGAGATCCTGCGCAACGTCTCGATGGCGGAGCTCGTCAAAGAGTACACCCCCGCCGACTGGGATCGGACCTTTCGGGTCGCCGACCGGATGCTCGCCGAAAGCGGCGGGTACGACATGTTCCGCCGGAAGTTCGGTGCCGGAGTGGGCGCGACCCGCCTCCTCTTTCAGTACCGAAAGACCAAGTTCGGCTTCCGTAACGGCCGGTACGTCCAGTTCCACGAATCGGAGTACTCGCTGTAGCTCCGACCGCACGACCGGGACGCGACTACGGGTCGGGAAACGCCCGTAGTTCGCGCGGCGGAACGAGGTAGTTGCCCCGCCGTCGCACCGTGAGATACTGGAGGATGCCGTTGTTGGTGATCGAGCCGACGGCGCTGTCGGCGGCGAGATCCGCGCCGGTCATCGCCTCGCGTACGCGGACGAACTCGTCGATCTCGCGCTGCAGCGAGAGGAAGTGAAGCCCGGGTCGGTCCCCATCGGTGGTGTTGAAATCCCGGCGAAGGAGGAGCGGTTCGCCGTCCTCGCGGGCGCGAGCGGCCTTCTGGGCGTGGCCGACGACGCCGTGGTCGCGGGCGTCCTCGAGGGTACTCGCGATGCGCTCGGCGCTCAGGGCGTTCGAGTCGTCGAGTTTCTCGCCGTACTCGCCGACGAGTCCCTCCGCGGCGTGCTGGTGGCTGAACAGTTTCGCCACCCGCTGGAACTGCGAGTCCTGTTCGTACCACTGGCGGAGATCGATCGCGATCGATTCGACGTGGCGCGTCGTGCCCCCGGCGAAGGGGCCCTCCTCGATGGTCACGCGATCCTCGGTCGCCTGACTCTCCTCGAAGCCCGAGCGAAACCCCATGAAGAAGGGTGCCTCCTCGTGGATCGGCTCCGAGTCGGGCACGCCCGGCGTGTCCTGGTGCTCGGCGGGCAGACCGGGACCGACGAAGCCGGTGAGCCGCTCGCGCGAGCCAACCAGATCCGCGATGTCGGAGTCCATTTCGACGCCGTTTACCTCCTCGACTTCGCCCAGCAGCGACTCCTCGGCGGCGAGCACCGCCTGGGAGTGGTCGCTCGCGAGGTGGATCTGGCAGTCGCCGGATTCGAACTCGGGGGACTCGAAGTCGGTCAGCGCCGTGGGTTCGGGCAGGCTGTCCCAGCCGACCCGCTCGAAGTACTGTGGGGTGTAGCCGACGGCAAAGAGCAGTCCCTCGTGGCTCCACTCGTAGGCGCGTTCGAGGGTCGCGAGCGCGTTCTCGAAGCGCTCTCGGTCCTCGTCGGTCGGGTCACGCGCGAGGGATACGGAGAGCAGGACGTGATGGCGCGCGGGGACGACGTTCTCGTTGTCCCCGGAGAGGACGCCGTTCCAGGCGTGCTGGCGGGCCGGGACGGCATCGGGATCGCCCGCCGGGATCTCGACGTTCGATTCCTCCTCGAGACAGGCCGCGAGTGCGCTCGCCCCGCCGACGGCGACGAGTCCCTTGAGGTACTCGCGACGCGAGAGGACGCCTCGGTCGGGGAGGGTCATTCGAGTTCGACGTAGGGTGTGGGCGCGCAAATACCTGTCTTCGCCCGCTCGA
The DNA window shown above is from Halalkalicoccus jeotgali B3 and carries:
- a CDS encoding twin-arginine translocation signal domain-containing protein, whose amino-acid sequence is MTLPDRGVLSRREYLKGLVAVGGASALAACLEEESNVEIPAGDPDAVPARQHAWNGVLSGDNENVVPARHHVLLSVSLARDPTDEDRERFENALATLERAYEWSHEGLLFAVGYTPQYFERVGWDSLPEPTALTDFESPEFESGDCQIHLASDHSQAVLAAEESLLGEVEEVNGVEMDSDIADLVGSRERLTGFVGPGLPAEHQDTPGVPDSEPIHEEAPFFMGFRSGFEESQATEDRVTIEEGPFAGGTTRHVESIAIDLRQWYEQDSQFQRVAKLFSHQHAAEGLVGEYGEKLDDSNALSAERIASTLEDARDHGVVGHAQKAARAREDGEPLLLRRDFNTTDGDRPGLHFLSLQREIDEFVRVREAMTGADLAADSAVGSITNNGILQYLTVRRRGNYLVPPRELRAFPDP